The following proteins come from a genomic window of Daphnia carinata strain CSIRO-1 chromosome 6, CSIRO_AGI_Dcar_HiC_V3, whole genome shotgun sequence:
- the LOC130694068 gene encoding uncharacterized protein LOC130694068 isoform X2 yields MKSVYVLGDAMAGYLYSTLVFLLCVSKISSTNGFSLNKQQQQLTGNHNKILQLENRDKRLEALELKVQQHAEIREALTSKVIELEAKVQQQQQLLEVLQNAKPRSNCQSVVNGDNDNKSRAVSTMPTSCADLQVMGYDLNGFYSVMGVGKMNSVYCDFTKQPSESGFQQLIGFTETKSVSTAFYVQRSSSFTQINTPIPFQVERLNVGGAMNLTSGIFTAPVTGNYFFSLSGTAYISASTSRLVFTISLYMNDNPIAYGYADEMSTDYQYETFSLQSTLHMMKGDQVWSQISSIGTGVYLYGGLFTHFNGWLLQEDIFLSTNAR; encoded by the exons ATGAAATCAGTATACGTCTTGGGTGATGCAATGGCTGGTTACTTATATTCCACGCTCGTTTTCCTATTGTGTGTTTCTAAAATATCTTCAACAAATGGATTTTCCTTGAAcaaacagcagcaacaattaACTGGCAATCAT AATAAAATATTGCAACTGGAAAACAGAGACAAACGATTAGAGGCTCTGGAGTTAAAGGTTCAACAACAc GCTGAAATTCGAGAAGCTTTGACATCCAAAGTTATTGAACTGGAGGCCAAAgtacagcaacaacaacagctgcTAGAAGTGCTACAAAACGCAAAACCACGATCAAATTGTCAATCAGTCGTCAATGGCGATAACGATAATAAATCAAGGGCAGTCAGCACAATGCCAACCTCTTGTGCTGATCTACAGGTTATGGGATACGATCTAAATGGATTCTACTCTGTCATGGGCGTTGGGAAGATGAACAGCGTCTACTGCGATTTTACGAAACAACCTAGCGAATCAG GTTTCCAGCAACTGATTGGGTTTACAGAAACCAAATCAGTGTCAACGGCTTTTTATGTGCAAAGAAGCTCATCTTTCACGCAGATAAACACTCCCATTCCTTTTCAAGTTGAAAGGCTCAATGTGGGTGGAGCCATGAACTTGACGTCGGGAATTTTCACGGCTCCGGTAACCGGAAATTACTTTTTCTCCCTATCAGGAACGGCTTACATTTCAGCATCAACAAGCAGACTCGTCTTTACCATAAGCCTTTACATGAATGACAATCCTATCGCGTATGGCTATGCTGATGAAATGAGTACTGATTACCAATATGAGACATTTTCCCTTCAGTCAACGCTCCATATGATGAAGGGTGACCAGGTTTGGTCACAGATATCTTCCATCGGAACAGGAGTGTATCTCTATGGCGGGTTATTTACTCATTTTAATGGTTGGTTACTGCAAGAAGACATATTCCTATCAACAAATGccaggtaa
- the LOC130694068 gene encoding uncharacterized protein LOC130694068 isoform X1, translated as MKSVYVLGDAMAGYLYSTLVFLLCVSKISSTNGFSLNKQQQQLTGNHNEIISLLENKILQLENRDKRLEALELKVQQHAEIREALTSKVIELEAKVQQQQQLLEVLQNAKPRSNCQSVVNGDNDNKSRAVSTMPTSCADLQVMGYDLNGFYSVMGVGKMNSVYCDFTKQPSESGFQQLIGFTETKSVSTAFYVQRSSSFTQINTPIPFQVERLNVGGAMNLTSGIFTAPVTGNYFFSLSGTAYISASTSRLVFTISLYMNDNPIAYGYADEMSTDYQYETFSLQSTLHMMKGDQVWSQISSIGTGVYLYGGLFTHFNGWLLQEDIFLSTNAR; from the exons ATGAAATCAGTATACGTCTTGGGTGATGCAATGGCTGGTTACTTATATTCCACGCTCGTTTTCCTATTGTGTGTTTCTAAAATATCTTCAACAAATGGATTTTCCTTGAAcaaacagcagcaacaattaACTGGCAATCAT AATGAAATTATTTCACTTTTGGAGAATAAAATATTGCAACTGGAAAACAGAGACAAACGATTAGAGGCTCTGGAGTTAAAGGTTCAACAACAc GCTGAAATTCGAGAAGCTTTGACATCCAAAGTTATTGAACTGGAGGCCAAAgtacagcaacaacaacagctgcTAGAAGTGCTACAAAACGCAAAACCACGATCAAATTGTCAATCAGTCGTCAATGGCGATAACGATAATAAATCAAGGGCAGTCAGCACAATGCCAACCTCTTGTGCTGATCTACAGGTTATGGGATACGATCTAAATGGATTCTACTCTGTCATGGGCGTTGGGAAGATGAACAGCGTCTACTGCGATTTTACGAAACAACCTAGCGAATCAG GTTTCCAGCAACTGATTGGGTTTACAGAAACCAAATCAGTGTCAACGGCTTTTTATGTGCAAAGAAGCTCATCTTTCACGCAGATAAACACTCCCATTCCTTTTCAAGTTGAAAGGCTCAATGTGGGTGGAGCCATGAACTTGACGTCGGGAATTTTCACGGCTCCGGTAACCGGAAATTACTTTTTCTCCCTATCAGGAACGGCTTACATTTCAGCATCAACAAGCAGACTCGTCTTTACCATAAGCCTTTACATGAATGACAATCCTATCGCGTATGGCTATGCTGATGAAATGAGTACTGATTACCAATATGAGACATTTTCCCTTCAGTCAACGCTCCATATGATGAAGGGTGACCAGGTTTGGTCACAGATATCTTCCATCGGAACAGGAGTGTATCTCTATGGCGGGTTATTTACTCATTTTAATGGTTGGTTACTGCAAGAAGACATATTCCTATCAACAAATGccaggtaa